One Pirellulales bacterium genomic window carries:
- a CDS encoding HAMP domain-containing sensor histidine kinase, with protein sequence MNSKSPKLRLADPAEVAVDSDLQTVLNAWHDATIRWEQTHETLQAEVRRLSTQLAAKQPMLIRGDDPTHAGRIAAQLAIGIRDKLVPASLHLNLLRRRVLDDAVALDLLQKADQSFVDADSLVENLMQFVVERHPHLQPINLRALVCEVHAELLPTLCVQGVATTIDVPEHVSVEADSAMLRRALTNLTRNALDAMPGGGELVVTSYVGHHCVELEIADSGVGLADEAKERAFEPLYTTKSNRAGLGLAIVQSIAEAHGGDVFAANCPDGGAAFTIRLPRRALAAAA encoded by the coding sequence ATGAACAGCAAATCCCCGAAGTTGCGACTGGCTGATCCGGCGGAAGTAGCAGTCGACTCCGATCTGCAGACCGTACTGAATGCCTGGCACGATGCCACGATTCGTTGGGAACAGACGCACGAGACGCTGCAGGCCGAAGTAAGACGGCTCTCGACACAATTGGCGGCCAAGCAACCCATGCTGATCCGCGGCGATGATCCGACTCATGCCGGACGAATCGCCGCGCAGCTGGCGATCGGCATCCGTGACAAGTTGGTTCCTGCCAGCTTGCACCTTAACCTGCTGCGCCGACGCGTCCTGGACGATGCTGTGGCACTGGATCTTTTGCAAAAGGCCGATCAAAGCTTTGTCGATGCCGATAGCCTGGTTGAAAACCTGATGCAATTCGTCGTCGAGCGTCATCCTCACTTGCAGCCGATTAACTTGCGCGCACTGGTATGCGAAGTCCATGCCGAATTGCTGCCCACGCTCTGTGTTCAAGGCGTGGCGACGACAATTGACGTGCCCGAGCATGTATCGGTCGAGGCCGATTCCGCCATGCTACGTCGCGCCCTAACGAACCTGACACGCAATGCCCTAGATGCCATGCCTGGCGGTGGCGAGCTGGTGGTCACGTCGTATGTCGGGCACCATTGCGTCGAGCTAGAGATTGCTGATAGCGGTGTCGGGCTGGCCGACGAAGCGAAGGAACGGGCCTTTGAGCCCCTGTATACAACCAAAAGTAATCGGGCCGGCCTGGGACTAGCGATCGTGCAGAGTATTGCCGAGGCGCATGGAGGCGATGTCTTCGCCGCCAACTGCCCCGACGGCGGCGCCGCATTTACCATCAGGCTGCCGCGTCGAGCGCTGGCCGCCGCCGCATGA